A genomic region of Homalodisca vitripennis isolate AUS2020 chromosome 5, UT_GWSS_2.1, whole genome shotgun sequence contains the following coding sequences:
- the LOC124363082 gene encoding RNA-binding protein pno1 isoform X1: MLTDCNADLCLPIRIRETVSRMTEDDSVKKASKRSAADEEMEVETVNGIEGTAKKSMTAAKRSRQQPSSVDVRKVPVPAHRYTPLKENWMKIFSPVVEHLKLQIRFNLRTRNVEIRNCPDTDDVGNLQKAADFVKAFVYGFEVEDALALLRLDNLFVESFEIKDVKTLRGDHLSRAIGRLAGKGGRTKFTIENITKTRIVLADSKIHILGSYQNIQVAMKAICNLILGSPPSKVYGQLRNVASRMSERL, from the exons ATGTTGACTGACTGCAATGCTGACCTTTGTTTGCCCATAAGGATAAGAGAAACA GTTTCAAGAATGACTGAAGATGATAGTGTCAAGAAAGCCAGCAAGCGGTCTGCTGCAGATGAGGAGATGGAGGTAGAGACTGTCAATGGCATTGAGGGCACAGCCAAGAAGTCAATGACAGCTGCCAAGCGGAGCAGGCAGCAGCCGAGTAGTGTAGACGTACGTAAGGTACCAGTCCCTGCCCACCGTTACACACCCCTCAAAGAGAACTGGATGAAGATATTCTCTCCCGTCGTGGAACATCTCAAGCTGCAGATCCGCTTTAACCTCAGGACGAGAAACGTCGAGATACGGAATTGTCCAGACACCGATGATGTTGGGAATCTTCAAAAGGCTGCAGACTTTGTTAAGGCGTTCGTTTATGGTTTTGAAGTGGAGGATGCTCTTGCTCTGCTCAGACTGGACAACTTGTTCGTCGAGTCGTTTGAGATCAAGGACGTGAAGACGCTGCGAGGGGATCATCTGTCCCGTGCCATTGGCAGGTTAGCCGGTAAAGGTGGAAGGACAAAGTTTACGATAGAGAACATAACCAAGACAAGAATAGTTCTGGCCGAttcaaaaatccatattttaGGCTCTTACCAGAACATTCAGGTCGCCATGAAAGCGATATGTAATCTTATCCTTGGAAGCCCTCCTTCAAAAGTGTATGGACAACTGAGGAATGTTGCTAGTCGGATGTCAGaacgtttgtaa
- the LOC124363082 gene encoding RNA-binding protein pno1 isoform X2, with protein sequence MTEDDSVKKASKRSAADEEMEVETVNGIEGTAKKSMTAAKRSRQQPSSVDVRKVPVPAHRYTPLKENWMKIFSPVVEHLKLQIRFNLRTRNVEIRNCPDTDDVGNLQKAADFVKAFVYGFEVEDALALLRLDNLFVESFEIKDVKTLRGDHLSRAIGRLAGKGGRTKFTIENITKTRIVLADSKIHILGSYQNIQVAMKAICNLILGSPPSKVYGQLRNVASRMSERL encoded by the coding sequence ATGACTGAAGATGATAGTGTCAAGAAAGCCAGCAAGCGGTCTGCTGCAGATGAGGAGATGGAGGTAGAGACTGTCAATGGCATTGAGGGCACAGCCAAGAAGTCAATGACAGCTGCCAAGCGGAGCAGGCAGCAGCCGAGTAGTGTAGACGTACGTAAGGTACCAGTCCCTGCCCACCGTTACACACCCCTCAAAGAGAACTGGATGAAGATATTCTCTCCCGTCGTGGAACATCTCAAGCTGCAGATCCGCTTTAACCTCAGGACGAGAAACGTCGAGATACGGAATTGTCCAGACACCGATGATGTTGGGAATCTTCAAAAGGCTGCAGACTTTGTTAAGGCGTTCGTTTATGGTTTTGAAGTGGAGGATGCTCTTGCTCTGCTCAGACTGGACAACTTGTTCGTCGAGTCGTTTGAGATCAAGGACGTGAAGACGCTGCGAGGGGATCATCTGTCCCGTGCCATTGGCAGGTTAGCCGGTAAAGGTGGAAGGACAAAGTTTACGATAGAGAACATAACCAAGACAAGAATAGTTCTGGCCGAttcaaaaatccatattttaGGCTCTTACCAGAACATTCAGGTCGCCATGAAAGCGATATGTAATCTTATCCTTGGAAGCCCTCCTTCAAAAGTGTATGGACAACTGAGGAATGTTGCTAGTCGGATGTCAGaacgtttgtaa